One part of the Planctomycetota bacterium genome encodes these proteins:
- the secG gene encoding preprotein translocase subunit SecG — MGVLLSVLMAIFMLVSILLIVIVLIQPHHSESGLAGAFGGGGSDSFFGAKAITVATRITVILAIIFFILAIIINKIPHENPSRMDGYKPPAPASSPNTPPATTPPAEQPVPAPAPQQPVTPS; from the coding sequence ATGGGGGTGCTACTATCTGTCTTGATGGCTATTTTCATGCTGGTCAGCATTTTGCTTATCGTGATTGTTTTAATCCAGCCGCACCACAGTGAAAGCGGCCTGGCAGGCGCATTTGGCGGCGGCGGAAGCGATTCGTTTTTCGGCGCTAAGGCGATTACCGTTGCCACGCGTATTACCGTAATCCTGGCGATAATATTCTTCATACTTGCTATCATTATTAATAAAATTCCCCATGAAAACCCTTCAAGGATGGATGGTTATAAACCGCCAGCCCCGGCGAGCTCTCCGAATACTCCGCCTGCGACAACGCCTCCGGCGGAACAGCCTGTTCCGGCACCGGCGCCTCAACAGCCGGTAACCCCGTCCTAA
- a CDS encoding orotate phosphoribosyltransferase, with protein sequence MHNNDAILNTFKRLGAVQTGHFMLTSGNHSDTYVQCARILENPRINARLCKKLAQPWMKSRVDIVAGPAVGGIIGAYELARALKARAIYLERVDNKLVLRRGFTINNGENVLVIEDVVTTGGSAQEVVEVIKENKGKVVGVVSLVDRSGKAESPFNVKFNALLKVNPPIYKPEECPLCKKGIPVAKPGSRGLK encoded by the coding sequence ATGCATAATAATGATGCGATATTGAATACTTTCAAAAGACTGGGTGCCGTCCAGACGGGACATTTTATGTTAACTTCCGGTAATCATAGCGATACCTACGTCCAGTGCGCGCGCATTCTGGAAAACCCGCGGATTAACGCCAGGTTATGCAAAAAACTTGCCCAGCCGTGGATGAAAAGCCGGGTGGATATTGTGGCCGGGCCGGCCGTGGGCGGGATTATCGGCGCGTACGAACTGGCTCGGGCGCTCAAAGCCCGTGCGATTTACCTGGAACGGGTTGATAACAAGCTCGTTTTAAGGCGCGGGTTTACCATTAATAATGGAGAGAACGTCCTTGTCATAGAAGATGTCGTAACTACCGGCGGTTCGGCGCAGGAAGTCGTAGAGGTGATAAAGGAAAACAAGGGTAAAGTTGTCGGCGTGGTGTCTTTGGTTGACCGAAGCGGCAAAGCCGAATCTCCTTTTAACGTTAAATTCAATGCCCTGCTTAAAGTTAATCCGCCTATCTATAAACCTGAAGAGTGTCCTTTGTGTAAAAAAGGAATCCCGGTAGCCAAGCCCGGCTCCAGAGGATTGAAATAG
- a CDS encoding YicC family protein — MRSMTGYGKSSARVKDMNIRVEARSVNHRFFNCQLNLPEVFSGSNARIEAIIRQYIPRGAINLSIKLEPVNQKPVYEFNIPVIREYHNRIKALQKKLGLKDPLSINTLLALPGIQQLIQLRPAEIKPDWTGTEKVIGSALKNLVKMRSSEGNRLKKALEAILKRVWSLKEEVRKRIPEVKSQYEATLSKRVAEILAKIKPEIVGANQCADANNINQRIAEEVAFFAQKIDITEEINRLESHLEEFRKTIKQDGESGKKLDFLTQEILREVNTMASKGNDSKIAHYTIALKTEIDKLKEQVQNIE, encoded by the coding sequence ATGCGTAGTATGACCGGTTACGGAAAATCAAGCGCACGAGTCAAGGATATGAATATCCGGGTCGAGGCGCGCTCGGTCAATCATCGTTTTTTTAACTGCCAGCTGAACCTGCCGGAAGTATTTTCCGGCTCCAATGCGCGTATCGAAGCAATTATACGCCAGTATATCCCGCGCGGGGCGATTAATCTTTCTATAAAACTTGAGCCGGTTAACCAGAAACCGGTTTACGAATTCAATATCCCGGTTATCAGGGAATACCATAACCGGATAAAAGCGCTTCAGAAAAAGCTGGGGTTGAAAGACCCGCTTTCAATAAACACACTGCTTGCCTTACCAGGAATACAGCAGTTGATTCAACTGAGACCTGCGGAAATAAAACCGGATTGGACTGGTACGGAAAAAGTTATCGGGAGTGCTTTGAAAAACCTGGTGAAGATGCGTTCAAGCGAGGGAAACCGCCTGAAGAAAGCATTGGAAGCGATTCTTAAAAGGGTCTGGTCTTTAAAAGAAGAGGTGAGAAAGCGGATTCCCGAAGTGAAAAGCCAGTATGAGGCGACGCTTTCCAAAAGAGTGGCCGAAATACTTGCCAAAATAAAACCGGAAATTGTCGGGGCGAATCAATGCGCTGATGCAAACAATATTAACCAGCGCATTGCCGAGGAGGTCGCCTTTTTCGCCCAGAAGATTGATATTACCGAGGAAATCAACCGGCTGGAATCGCACCTGGAAGAATTCCGTAAGACCATAAAACAGGATGGCGAATCCGGCAAGAAACTGGATTTCCTGACGCAGGAAATATTGCGCGAGGTTAATACCATGGCATCAAAGGGTAATGACAGCAAGATTGCCCATTATACTATCGCGCTAAAAACGGAGATAGACAAGCTTAAGGAACAGGTTCAGAATA